A stretch of Amycolatopsis balhimycina FH 1894 DNA encodes these proteins:
- a CDS encoding sirohydrochlorin chelatase yields the protein MTPPLVAVAHGSRDPRSAATVRALVDVVRAQAPGISVYESFLDLSAPLVTDVLRSLHAAGHRTAVVVPLLLGSAFHARVDLPALIDEVVAACPGFRVQVSDVLGADPALEAVALDRLAAAPRRRGTGVLVGAVGSSNASANAVVASLAARWEERLGLPVSEAFASATQPDIPAAAEKLRSRGVRHLVVASWFLAPGLLPDRIARLAREADPGAFIAAPLADDPRVADVVVARYATAVTGLLRTGQHV from the coding sequence GTGACGCCTCCCCTGGTGGCCGTCGCGCACGGCAGCCGTGACCCCCGCTCGGCGGCGACCGTGCGGGCACTCGTCGACGTCGTGCGCGCGCAGGCACCGGGCATCTCGGTCTATGAGTCCTTTTTGGACCTTTCGGCGCCACTCGTCACGGACGTGCTGCGGTCGTTGCACGCGGCCGGGCACCGGACGGCGGTCGTGGTACCCCTGCTGCTGGGCAGCGCCTTCCACGCCCGGGTCGACCTGCCCGCGCTGATCGACGAGGTCGTCGCGGCGTGCCCGGGGTTCCGCGTCCAGGTGTCGGACGTGCTGGGTGCCGACCCGGCACTGGAAGCGGTCGCCCTCGACCGGCTGGCCGCCGCGCCCCGCCGCCGTGGCACGGGCGTGCTCGTCGGCGCGGTCGGCTCGTCGAACGCCTCCGCGAACGCGGTCGTCGCTTCACTGGCGGCGCGGTGGGAAGAGCGGCTCGGGCTGCCGGTGAGCGAAGCATTCGCCAGCGCCACCCAGCCGGACATCCCCGCGGCCGCCGAAAAGCTGCGGTCCCGCGGGGTCCGTCACCTCGTGGTGGCGTCGTGGTTCCTCGCGCCGGGCCTGCTCCCCGACCGGATCGCGCGGCTGGCCCGTGAAGCCGACCCGGGCGCGTTCATCGCCGCACCACTGGCGGACGACCCGCGCGTCGCGGACGTCGTCGTCGCCCGGTACGCCACCGCGGTCACCGGACTGCTGCGCACCGGGCAGCACGTCTAG
- a CDS encoding nitrite/sulfite reductase, producing the protein MATPQTPARPARAKQKRGEGQWALGYREPLNPNERSKKDDHPLNVRARIENIYAHRGFDAIDPGDLRGRFRWFGLYTQRKPGIDGGRTATLEPEELDDRYFMLRVRIDGGALTTAQLTVLGEISQAYARDTADITDRQNIQYHWIRIEDVPAIWAKLENAGMTTMEACGDSPRVILGSPVAGIAAAEVIDGTPAIDEIKRRYIGKPEFANLPRKFKTAISGQPDVAHEIHDIAFVGVDHPEHGPGFDVWVGGGLSTNPMLGKRLGAWVPLDEVPDVWEGVISIFRDYGYRRLRSRARIKFLVKDWGAEKFRQVLQDEYLKRELIDGPPPVDPAVPIDHVGVHPQVDGKFYVGAAPVAGRVSGGTLVAVAKAAERAGSGRVRLTPQQKLVVLDVPEAQVATLSAELAELGLESKPSPWRRSVMACTGLEFCKLAIVETKARAQQLVADLEKSLADIQDGLDTPVTVHLNGCPNSCARIQTADIGLKGQIVTDSEGNQVEGFQVHLGGGLGLDAGFGRKLRGHKVTASELTGYVERVVRNYVTGREPGERFAQWAARAEESALQ; encoded by the coding sequence GCCAAGCAGAAGCGCGGCGAAGGGCAGTGGGCGCTCGGTTACCGGGAGCCGCTGAACCCGAACGAGCGGTCCAAGAAGGACGACCACCCGCTCAACGTGCGGGCGCGCATCGAGAACATCTACGCCCACCGAGGGTTCGACGCGATCGACCCGGGTGACCTGCGCGGCCGGTTCCGCTGGTTCGGCCTCTACACCCAGCGCAAGCCGGGGATCGACGGCGGCCGCACCGCGACGCTGGAGCCCGAGGAGCTCGACGACCGCTACTTCATGCTGCGAGTCCGGATCGACGGCGGCGCGCTGACCACCGCGCAGCTCACCGTGCTCGGCGAGATCTCGCAGGCGTACGCGCGCGACACCGCCGACATCACCGACCGGCAGAACATCCAGTACCACTGGATCCGGATCGAGGACGTCCCGGCGATCTGGGCCAAGCTCGAGAACGCCGGCATGACGACGATGGAGGCCTGCGGCGACAGCCCGCGTGTGATCCTCGGCTCGCCGGTCGCGGGCATCGCCGCGGCCGAGGTGATCGACGGCACCCCGGCGATCGACGAGATCAAGCGGCGCTACATCGGCAAGCCGGAGTTCGCCAACCTGCCGCGCAAGTTCAAGACCGCGATCTCCGGCCAGCCCGACGTCGCGCACGAGATCCACGACATCGCCTTCGTCGGCGTCGACCACCCGGAGCACGGGCCCGGCTTCGACGTCTGGGTCGGCGGCGGCCTCTCGACCAACCCGATGCTCGGGAAGCGCCTCGGCGCCTGGGTGCCCCTCGACGAGGTCCCGGACGTCTGGGAAGGCGTCATTTCGATCTTCCGCGACTACGGCTACCGGCGGCTGCGCTCGCGGGCCCGGATCAAGTTCCTGGTCAAGGACTGGGGCGCGGAGAAGTTCCGGCAGGTGCTGCAGGACGAGTACCTCAAGCGCGAGCTGATCGACGGCCCGCCGCCGGTCGACCCGGCCGTCCCGATCGACCACGTCGGCGTGCACCCACAGGTCGACGGCAAGTTCTACGTCGGCGCCGCGCCGGTCGCCGGCCGCGTCTCCGGCGGCACGCTCGTCGCCGTGGCCAAGGCCGCCGAGCGGGCGGGCTCGGGCCGCGTCCGGCTCACCCCGCAGCAGAAGCTCGTCGTGCTCGACGTCCCCGAGGCCCAGGTCGCGACGCTCTCGGCGGAGCTGGCCGAGCTGGGGCTGGAGTCGAAGCCGTCGCCGTGGCGGCGCAGCGTGATGGCGTGCACCGGGCTGGAGTTCTGCAAGCTCGCGATCGTCGAGACGAAGGCCCGCGCGCAGCAACTCGTCGCGGACCTCGAGAAGTCCCTCGCGGACATCCAGGACGGCCTCGACACGCCGGTGACCGTGCACCTCAACGGCTGCCCCAACTCCTGCGCGCGGATCCAGACCGCCGACATCGGCCTCAAGGGCCAGATCGTCACCGACTCCGAAGGCAACCAGGTCGAAGGCTTCCAGGTGCACCTCGGCGGCGGGCTCGGCCTCGACGCCGGGTTCGGCCGGAAGCTGCGCGGCCACAAGGTGACCGCGTCGGAGCTGACCGGGTATGTCGAGCGCGTCGTGCGCAACTACGTGACCGGCCGCGAACCCGGCGAGCGGTTCGCGCAGTGGGCCGCCCGCGCCGAGGAAAGTGCCCTCCAGTGA
- a CDS encoding barstar family protein: MSASEQAKAAAEEAFARGAYPHLVNSRPTVDKASTLSAFAVALSFPDYFGHNLDALYDCLTDLSWLPPGEHVLIWPGSDALRKAEPKTYLAIRSVLSDAQRALGPGTGTGTGSWRLTVVLPDA, from the coding sequence ATGAGCGCCTCGGAGCAGGCGAAGGCCGCCGCGGAAGAAGCTTTCGCGAGGGGCGCGTACCCGCATCTGGTGAACTCGCGGCCGACCGTCGACAAGGCCAGCACGCTCAGCGCCTTCGCCGTCGCACTGTCCTTTCCGGACTACTTCGGGCACAACCTCGACGCGCTCTACGACTGCCTGACCGACCTGTCGTGGCTGCCGCCGGGGGAGCACGTGCTGATCTGGCCGGGCTCGGACGCGCTGCGCAAGGCCGAACCCAAGACGTACCTGGCGATCCGCAGCGTGCTCTCGGACGCGCAGCGCGCGCTCGGGCCCGGCACCGGGACCGGAACCGGTTCCTGGCGGCTCACGGTCGTGCTGCCGGACGCCTGA
- a CDS encoding quinone oxidoreductase family protein gives MFAVYAQEPNADSPLDALVVGERPEPEVPGGWVRVHVKAASLNMHDLWTLRGVGIKPDQFPMILGCDGAGTLDDGSEVVIHSVINAPGWQGDDTLDPKRTLLTEKHQGTFADQVVVPARNVVPKPAALSFAEAATMGTAWLTAYRMLFVKSGLRPGQTMLVQGASGGVSTALVQLGRAAGFRVWVTGRTEEKRALATGLGAHQAFEPGARLPERVDAVFETVGKATWSHSVKSLKPGGIIVVSGSTSGPDANAELQRVFFLQLRVTGSTMGTRDELADLLAYLDLTGVRPQIGAELTFSEAPQGFRAMLDGETAGKIVFTR, from the coding sequence ATGTTCGCCGTGTACGCGCAGGAACCCAACGCCGACAGCCCCCTGGACGCGCTCGTCGTGGGCGAGCGCCCCGAGCCCGAAGTGCCCGGCGGCTGGGTCCGCGTGCACGTCAAGGCGGCCAGCCTCAACATGCACGACCTGTGGACGCTGCGCGGCGTCGGGATCAAGCCGGACCAGTTCCCGATGATCCTCGGCTGCGACGGCGCCGGCACCCTCGACGACGGCTCCGAGGTCGTGATCCACTCCGTGATCAACGCGCCGGGCTGGCAGGGCGACGACACGCTCGACCCGAAGCGCACGCTGCTCACCGAGAAGCACCAGGGCACCTTCGCCGACCAGGTCGTCGTCCCGGCCCGCAACGTCGTCCCGAAGCCCGCGGCGCTCAGCTTCGCCGAAGCGGCCACGATGGGCACGGCGTGGCTGACCGCGTACCGGATGCTCTTCGTGAAGTCCGGCCTGCGGCCAGGCCAGACGATGCTCGTGCAGGGCGCCTCCGGCGGCGTCTCGACGGCACTGGTGCAGCTCGGCCGCGCCGCCGGGTTCCGGGTCTGGGTGACCGGCCGCACCGAGGAGAAGCGCGCCCTCGCCACCGGCCTCGGCGCGCACCAGGCGTTCGAGCCGGGCGCGCGGCTGCCCGAGCGCGTCGACGCCGTGTTCGAGACCGTCGGCAAGGCGACCTGGTCGCATTCGGTCAAATCGCTCAAGCCGGGCGGGATCATCGTGGTCTCGGGCTCGACCAGCGGCCCGGACGCGAACGCGGAGCTGCAGCGCGTCTTCTTCCTCCAGCTGCGCGTCACGGGCTCGACCATGGGCACCCGTGACGAGCTCGCGGACCTGCTCGCCTACCTCGACCTGACCGGCGTCCGACCCCAAATCGGCGCGGAACTTACATTTTCCGAGGCACCCCAGGGGTTCCGGGCAATGCTCGACGGGGAAACCGCCGGCAAGATCGTCTTCACCCGCTAG
- a CDS encoding ricin-type beta-trefoil lectin domain protein yields MRSLSKVFRLLMLFVLAGGLLAAVPPQAQASTAGLRGVNWADQRDNFVNGVLYVSGLTSSDTYSSAAATADQVVGQLYSISGANTVRMPINEPTVANYWGTYTGAIDTALAKGKVILAYWAYSGGKPASTAGFQQMWDKVVGKYGGNPNALFEVINEPYSYSAGDLNNFYDAWLARYPSVPRSRVILDGTGDAQNVPAVGGDHRLDGTLLAAHDYSFFAGYESETEWANHLGGYIGAYADRTVVTEWGGPMSPGSKNGVHYDTIDYSIPSGSFFADYIRGVSAKMRSLGVGSVYWPGLRDGDWYSLTTKTGTGSGTKLTLSNASGLTRLRYAWGIGDGGGTYVRIVNAATGLYVDGLGRTTSGANAGQSGGDAGRSEQQWVIENSGNRVRIKNRATGLYLDGVGRTSNGAAVGQYAASGSANQQWSVVTDADNVRIRNGATGEYLDSMGRTSSGADLGQYADSSSANQRWRIVAAG; encoded by the coding sequence ATGAGATCGCTGTCGAAGGTGTTCAGGCTGCTCATGCTGTTCGTGCTCGCCGGTGGGCTGCTGGCCGCCGTCCCGCCGCAGGCCCAGGCGTCCACCGCCGGGTTGCGGGGCGTCAACTGGGCCGACCAGAGGGACAACTTCGTCAACGGCGTGCTGTACGTGTCCGGGCTGACCTCCTCGGACACGTACTCCTCGGCCGCCGCGACGGCCGACCAGGTGGTCGGGCAGCTGTACTCGATCTCGGGAGCCAACACGGTCCGGATGCCGATCAACGAGCCGACGGTCGCGAACTACTGGGGCACCTACACCGGGGCGATCGACACCGCGCTCGCCAAGGGCAAGGTGATCCTGGCGTACTGGGCCTACAGCGGCGGCAAGCCCGCGAGCACGGCCGGGTTCCAGCAGATGTGGGACAAGGTCGTCGGCAAGTACGGCGGCAACCCCAACGCCTTGTTCGAAGTCATCAACGAGCCCTACAGCTACAGTGCCGGTGACCTGAACAACTTCTACGACGCTTGGCTGGCCCGTTATCCCAGCGTGCCGCGAAGCCGGGTGATCCTCGACGGCACCGGCGACGCGCAGAACGTGCCCGCGGTCGGCGGCGACCACCGGCTCGACGGGACGCTGCTGGCGGCCCACGACTACTCGTTCTTCGCGGGCTACGAGAGTGAAACCGAGTGGGCGAACCACCTCGGCGGCTACATCGGCGCGTACGCGGACCGCACGGTCGTCACCGAGTGGGGCGGTCCGATGTCGCCCGGCAGCAAGAACGGCGTCCACTACGACACGATCGACTACAGCATCCCGAGCGGGTCGTTCTTCGCCGACTACATCCGGGGCGTGAGCGCGAAGATGCGGAGCCTCGGCGTCGGGAGCGTCTACTGGCCGGGCCTGCGCGACGGCGACTGGTACAGCCTGACCACCAAGACCGGAACCGGCTCCGGAACCAAGCTGACGCTGTCGAACGCCAGCGGGCTGACGCGGCTGCGGTACGCGTGGGGGATCGGCGACGGCGGCGGTACCTACGTCCGGATCGTCAACGCCGCCACCGGCCTGTACGTCGACGGGCTCGGCCGCACCACCAGCGGCGCCAACGCCGGCCAGTCCGGTGGCGACGCCGGCCGCTCCGAGCAGCAGTGGGTCATCGAGAACTCCGGGAACCGGGTGCGCATCAAGAACCGCGCCACCGGGCTCTACCTGGACGGCGTGGGCCGCACGTCGAACGGCGCGGCAGTGGGCCAGTACGCCGCGAGCGGCAGCGCCAACCAGCAGTGGTCGGTGGTGACCGACGCCGACAACGTGCGCATCAGGAACGGCGCCACCGGCGAGTACCTGGACAGCATGGGCCGCACGAGCAGTGGTGCCGATCTGGGCCAGTACGCCGACAGCAGCAGCGCCAACCAGCGGTGGCGGATAGTCGCCGCCGGCTGA
- a CDS encoding enoyl-CoA hydratase family protein — translation MADELVHYDVVGGTATITLDSPHNRNALSARLRHELSSALAAAAADDAVRVIVLTHTGPVFCAGMDLKEARGAGAGDQGVNEFPRILEQLWTSPKPVVARLAGPARAGGIGMVAACDIAVAVPEATFAFSEVRIGVVPAIISLTVLPRLDPRAAHELFLTGDTFDARRAVKIGLLNSAVPADELDAEVARFVKALAAGGPKALAETKALLSRPRPATPSEGFEEMLALSAKFFASEEGQEGILAFAQKRKPNWVPQD, via the coding sequence ATGGCTGACGAACTGGTGCACTACGACGTGGTGGGCGGCACCGCCACGATCACCCTGGACTCCCCGCACAACCGCAACGCGCTGTCGGCGCGGCTGCGCCACGAGCTGTCTTCCGCGTTGGCCGCCGCGGCCGCCGACGACGCCGTGCGCGTGATCGTGCTGACCCACACGGGCCCGGTGTTCTGCGCGGGGATGGACCTCAAGGAGGCCCGCGGCGCCGGCGCGGGCGACCAGGGCGTGAACGAGTTCCCTCGCATTCTCGAGCAACTGTGGACCAGCCCGAAGCCGGTGGTGGCGCGCCTGGCCGGCCCGGCGCGCGCCGGCGGCATCGGCATGGTGGCGGCGTGCGACATCGCCGTGGCGGTACCGGAAGCGACGTTCGCCTTTTCCGAAGTCCGCATCGGCGTGGTCCCGGCGATCATCTCCCTGACGGTCCTGCCCCGCCTCGATCCCCGCGCGGCACACGAACTGTTCCTGACGGGCGACACGTTCGACGCCCGCCGCGCGGTCAAGATCGGCCTGCTGAACTCGGCGGTCCCGGCGGACGAGCTCGACGCCGAAGTGGCGCGGTTCGTGAAGGCGCTGGCGGCGGGCGGCCCGAAGGCACTGGCCGAGACGAAGGCGCTGCTGAGCCGCCCCCGCCCGGCCACGCCTTCGGAAGGGTTCGAAGAGATGCTCGCGCTGTCGGCGAAGTTCTTCGCGAGCGAGGAAGGCCAGGAGGGCATCCTGGCCTTCGCCCAGAAGCGCAAGCCGAACTGGGTCCCGCAGGACTAG
- a CDS encoding DUF3291 domain-containing protein, which produces MGNFELAQVNISRMKAPLDDPSFRDFVDALEPVNAIADHAPGFVWRLQTEDGDATSIRAFEWDARGTSGILVNMSVWTSVEALADFVFSGEHLAILRRRREWFHRVQDVMTALWWVPAGYRPTTADAEEKIKHLRVYGPTPGAFTLKQHFPAPSSAVVEAREGDPGWLCPA; this is translated from the coding sequence ATGGGGAACTTCGAACTGGCCCAGGTCAACATCAGCCGGATGAAGGCACCGCTCGACGACCCGTCCTTCCGCGACTTCGTCGACGCCTTGGAGCCGGTCAACGCCATCGCCGACCACGCGCCGGGGTTCGTGTGGCGGCTGCAGACCGAGGACGGCGACGCGACGTCGATCCGCGCCTTCGAGTGGGACGCGCGTGGCACGTCCGGAATCCTGGTCAACATGTCCGTCTGGACGTCGGTGGAAGCGCTGGCGGACTTCGTGTTTTCCGGCGAGCACCTGGCGATCCTCAGGCGCCGCCGCGAGTGGTTCCACCGCGTCCAGGACGTGATGACCGCGCTGTGGTGGGTGCCCGCCGGCTACCGGCCGACGACCGCGGACGCCGAGGAGAAGATCAAGCACCTGCGCGTCTACGGGCCGACGCCCGGGGCGTTCACGCTGAAGCAGCACTTCCCGGCCCCGTCCTCGGCCGTCGTCGAGGCCCGCGAGGGTGATCCGGGTTGGCTGTGCCCCGCGTAA
- a CDS encoding sulfate adenylyltransferase subunit 1 — MSSLLRLATAGSVDDGKSTLVGRLLYDTKSVLADQLDAVTRASVDKGLSTPDLSLLVDGLRSEREQGITIDVAYRYFATPRRSFVLADTPGHVQYTRNTVTGASTAQLAVLLVDARKGVIEQTRRHAAVLALLGVPQLVLAVNKIDLVDYDEATFTVIAKEFATHAETLGYPRGSVLAIPVSALEGDNVASRSERTPWYSGPSLLEHLEEVPVAPDPHDSALRFPVQYVIRPRTPEYPDYRGYAGQIAAGTVRPGDEIVVLPQGIRSRVERIDTADGPLEEAGSGTSVTLLLTDDIDISRGDLIAAADSPPRITDEITGTLCWLSSKPLKPGARVLVKHGTRTVQALVDELHARFDEQTLSSVDSPASLELNDIGLVSLRLAEELGVDDYGVSPRTGAFLVIDPKDGDTLAAGLVGERFS, encoded by the coding sequence ATGAGTTCGCTGCTTCGCCTGGCCACCGCCGGGAGCGTCGACGACGGCAAGTCCACCCTCGTCGGGCGGCTGTTGTACGACACGAAGTCGGTGCTCGCCGACCAGCTCGACGCCGTCACCCGCGCGTCCGTCGACAAGGGACTGTCCACTCCGGACCTTTCGCTGCTCGTCGACGGCCTGCGCTCGGAGCGCGAGCAGGGCATCACCATCGACGTCGCGTATCGGTACTTCGCCACGCCGAGGCGGTCGTTCGTGCTGGCCGACACGCCGGGGCACGTGCAGTACACGCGCAACACCGTGACGGGCGCGTCCACCGCGCAGCTGGCCGTGCTGCTGGTCGACGCGCGCAAGGGCGTGATCGAGCAGACCCGGCGGCACGCGGCCGTGCTGGCCCTGCTCGGCGTGCCGCAGCTGGTGCTGGCGGTGAACAAGATCGACCTGGTCGACTACGACGAGGCGACGTTCACGGTGATCGCGAAGGAGTTCGCTACCCACGCCGAGACACTGGGCTACCCGCGGGGCTCGGTGCTCGCGATCCCGGTTTCGGCGCTGGAGGGCGACAACGTCGCGTCGCGCTCGGAGCGGACGCCGTGGTACAGCGGGCCCAGCCTGCTGGAGCACCTGGAGGAGGTGCCGGTCGCGCCCGACCCGCACGACTCGGCGCTGCGGTTCCCGGTGCAGTACGTGATCCGCCCGCGCACGCCCGAGTACCCGGACTACCGCGGCTACGCGGGTCAGATCGCCGCCGGCACGGTCCGGCCGGGCGACGAGATCGTGGTGCTGCCGCAGGGCATCCGCAGCCGCGTCGAGCGGATCGACACCGCGGACGGGCCACTCGAGGAGGCCGGCTCGGGGACTTCCGTGACGCTGCTGCTCACCGACGACATCGACATCTCCCGCGGCGACCTGATCGCGGCCGCCGACTCGCCCCCGCGGATCACCGACGAGATCACCGGCACGCTGTGCTGGCTGTCGTCCAAGCCGCTGAAGCCGGGCGCGCGCGTGCTCGTCAAGCACGGCACCCGCACGGTCCAGGCGCTGGTGGACGAGCTGCACGCCCGGTTCGACGAGCAGACACTGTCCAGTGTGGACTCACCGGCGTCGCTGGAGCTCAACGACATCGGCCTTGTCTCCCTGCGGCTGGCCGAGGAACTGGGCGTCGACGACTACGGCGTCAGCCCGCGCACCGGCGCGTTCCTGGTGATCGACCCGAAGGACGGCGACACCCTGGCCGCGGGCCTGGTGGGTGAGCGCTTCTCGTGA
- a CDS encoding phosphoadenylyl-sulfate reductase: protein MTATADYKTLAERASKELADATADEAIRWTVETFGDDFIVASNMQDAVLIDLATQVKSDVDVLFLETGYHFPETIGTRDAVQTVYPGVRIVNAQAEQSVAEQDAEYGAKLHDRDPTLCCNLRKVVPLRKTLSHYSAWVTGVRRVDAPTRANTPIVTWDDRNGLVKVNPIAAWTDDEFNGYIREHGILENPLVSIGYLSIGCAPCTARVAPGQDPRSGRWAGQSKTECGLHG from the coding sequence ATGACCGCCACCGCCGACTACAAGACCCTCGCCGAGCGCGCGTCGAAGGAGCTCGCCGACGCCACCGCCGACGAAGCGATCCGCTGGACCGTCGAGACGTTCGGCGACGACTTCATCGTCGCGTCCAACATGCAGGACGCCGTGCTGATCGACCTCGCCACCCAGGTGAAGTCCGATGTGGACGTCCTGTTCCTGGAGACCGGTTACCACTTCCCGGAGACGATCGGCACGCGTGACGCCGTGCAGACGGTCTACCCGGGCGTTCGCATCGTGAACGCCCAGGCCGAGCAGAGCGTCGCCGAGCAGGACGCGGAGTACGGCGCGAAGCTGCACGACCGCGACCCGACGCTGTGCTGCAACCTGCGCAAGGTCGTCCCGCTGCGCAAGACCCTCTCGCACTACTCGGCGTGGGTCACCGGCGTCCGCCGGGTCGACGCGCCGACCCGCGCGAACACCCCGATCGTCACCTGGGACGACCGCAACGGCCTGGTGAAGGTCAACCCGATCGCGGCATGGACCGACGACGAGTTCAACGGCTACATCCGCGAGCACGGGATCCTCGAGAACCCGCTGGTCTCGATCGGCTACCTCTCGATCGGCTGCGCGCCCTGCACGGCTCGCGTGGCGCCGGGCCAGGACCCGCGCAGCGGCCGGTGGGCCGGGCAGAGCAAGACCGAGTGCGGACTGCACGGCTGA
- a CDS encoding ribonuclease domain-containing protein: MFNRRRITAALIGLLVLVLGGWLVKDVLSDGSSSPAPSTSASVPAHGGAAVPGADSGLPVKALSALPPQAADTWKLVEKGGPYPFPRNDDVVFENREKRLPAKKSGYYHEYTVKTPGSADRGARRLITGQAHELYYTGDHYASFVVVDAAR; this comes from the coding sequence ATGTTCAACCGAAGGCGGATCACCGCCGCGCTGATCGGGCTCCTCGTGCTGGTGCTGGGGGGCTGGCTGGTCAAGGACGTCCTCAGCGACGGCTCGTCGTCGCCCGCGCCGAGCACCTCGGCCAGTGTTCCCGCGCATGGCGGCGCCGCCGTGCCGGGCGCGGACTCGGGGCTGCCGGTGAAGGCGCTTTCCGCGCTGCCGCCGCAGGCCGCGGACACGTGGAAGCTCGTCGAAAAGGGCGGGCCGTACCCGTTCCCGCGCAACGACGACGTCGTGTTCGAAAACCGCGAGAAACGCTTGCCCGCCAAGAAGTCCGGCTACTACCACGAGTACACGGTGAAGACGCCGGGCAGCGCCGACCGCGGCGCGCGGCGGCTGATCACCGGACAGGCGCACGAGCTGTACTACACCGGCGACCACTACGCGTCGTTCGTCGTCGTGGACGCGGCCCGATGA
- the cysD gene encoding sulfate adenylyltransferase subunit CysD: protein MTTLEPATDAAQDNLAALESEAIHIFREVAGEFDRPVILFSGGKDSTLLLHLAIKAFWPAPVPFPLLHVDTGHNFDEVIEFRDRVVERHGLRLLVAKVQDWIDDGRLEERADGMRNPLQTTPLLDTISENKFDAVFGGGRRDEERARAKERIFSLRNAFGQWEPRRQRPELWNLYNGRHRPGEQVRVFPLSNWTEADVWNYIAREKVELPSIYYAHQREVYLRDGMLLAEGPWGGPRPGEEVRELTVRYRTVGDGSCTGAIESTATTVEDVIAEVSASRLTERGATRADDRMSEAAMEDRKREGYF from the coding sequence ATGACGACCTTGGAGCCCGCTACTGATGCGGCACAGGACAATCTCGCGGCTTTGGAGTCCGAGGCCATCCACATCTTCCGGGAGGTGGCGGGCGAGTTCGACCGGCCGGTGATCCTCTTCTCCGGTGGCAAGGACTCGACGCTGCTGCTGCACCTGGCGATCAAGGCGTTCTGGCCGGCGCCGGTGCCGTTCCCGCTGCTGCACGTGGACACCGGGCACAACTTCGACGAGGTGATCGAGTTCCGCGACCGCGTCGTCGAGCGCCACGGCCTGCGCCTGCTCGTCGCGAAGGTCCAGGACTGGATCGACGACGGCCGCCTCGAAGAGCGCGCCGACGGGATGCGCAACCCGCTGCAGACCACGCCGCTGCTGGACACCATCTCGGAGAACAAGTTCGACGCCGTTTTCGGCGGCGGCCGCCGGGACGAGGAACGCGCCCGGGCGAAGGAGCGGATCTTCAGCCTCCGCAACGCCTTCGGCCAGTGGGAGCCGCGTCGGCAACGCCCCGAGCTGTGGAACCTCTACAACGGGCGGCACCGCCCGGGCGAGCAGGTCCGCGTCTTCCCGCTGTCCAACTGGACCGAGGCCGACGTCTGGAACTACATCGCCCGCGAGAAGGTCGAGCTGCCGTCGATCTACTACGCGCACCAGCGCGAGGTGTACCTGCGCGACGGGATGCTGCTGGCCGAGGGACCGTGGGGCGGCCCGCGGCCGGGCGAAGAAGTCCGTGAGCTGACCGTCCGCTACCGGACCGTCGGCGACGGCTCGTGCACCGGCGCGATCGAGTCGACCGCGACCACCGTCGAAGACGTCATCGCCGAGGTGTCGGCGTCGCGGCTGACCGAACGCGGCGCCACCCGCGCCGACGACCGGATGTCCGAGGCGGCCATGGAAGACCGCAAGCGTGAGGGGTACTTCTGA